A stretch of Cynocephalus volans isolate mCynVol1 chromosome 9, mCynVol1.pri, whole genome shotgun sequence DNA encodes these proteins:
- the BMPR1B gene encoding bone morphogenetic protein receptor type-1B isoform X1, producing MLLRSSGKLNVGTKKEDGASTAPTPRPKILRCKCHHHCPEDSVNNICSTDGYCFTMIEEDDSGMPVVTSGCLGLEGSDFQCRDTPIPHQRRSIECCTERNECNKDLHPTLPPLKNRDFVDGSIHHKALLISVTVCSLLLVLIILFCYFRYKRQETRPRYSIGLEQDETYIPPGESLRDLIEQSQSSGSGSGLPLLVQRTIAKQIQMVKQIGKGRYGEVWMGKWRGEKVAVKVFFTTEEASWFRETEIYQTVLMRHENILGFIAADIKGTGSWTQLYLITDYHENGSLYDYLKSTTLDTKSMLRLAYSSVSGLCHLHTEIFSTQGKPAIAHRDLKSKNILVKKNGTCCIADLGLAVKFISDTNEVDIPPNTRVGTKRYMPPEVLDESLNRNHFQSYIMADIYSFGLILWEVARRCVSGGIVEEYQLPYHDLVPSDPSYEDMREIVCIKKLRPSFPNRWSSDECLRQMGKLMTECWAHNPASRLTALRVKKTLAKMSESQDIKL from the exons CACAGACGGATATTGTTTCACAATGATAGAAGAAGATGATTCTGGGATGCCTGTGGTCACTTCTGGATGTCTAGGACTAGAAGGCTCAGATTTTCAGTGTCGG GACACTCCTATTCCTCATCAGAGGAGATCAAttgaatgctgcacagagaggaaCGAATGTAATAAAGACCTACACCCTACACTGCCTCCATTGAAAAACAGAG attttgTTGACGGATCTATACACCACAAGGCCTTACTTATATCTGTGACTGTCTGTAGTTTGCTTTTGGTCCTTATCATTTTATTCTGTTACTTCAG GTATAAAAGACAAGAAACCCGACCTCGGTACAGCATTGGGTTAGAACAAGATGAAACTTACATTCCTCCTGGAGAATCCCTGAGAGACTTAATTGAGCAGTCTCAAAGCTCAGGAAGTGGATCAGGACTCCCTCTGCTG GTCCAAAGGACTATAGCTAAGCAGATTCAGATGGTGAAACAGATTGGAAAAGGTCGCTATGGGGAAGTTTGGATGGGAAAGTGGCGTGGCGAAAAGGTAGCTGTGAAAGTGTTCTTCACCACAGAGGAAGCCAGCTggttcagagagacagaaatatatCAGACAGTGTTGATGAGGCACGAAAACATTTTGG ggTTCATTGCTGCAGATATCAAAGGAACAGGGTCCTGGACCCAGTTGTACCTAATCACAGACTATCATGAAAATGGTTCCCTTTATGACTATCTGAAGTCCACCACCCTAGACACTAAATCGATGCTGAGGTTGGCCTACTCTTCTGTCAGTGGCTTATGTCACTTACACACCGAAATCTTTAGTACTCAAGGCAAACCAGCAATTGCCCATCGAGATCTGAAAAGTAAGAACATCCTGGTGAAGAAAAATGGAACTTGCTGCATTGCTGACCTGGGCCTGGCTGTTAAATTTATTAG TGATACGAATGAAGTTGACATACCACCCAACACTCGAGTTGGCACCAAACGCTATATGCCTCCGGAAGTGTTGGATGAGAGCTTGAATAGAAATCACTTTCAGTCTTACATCATGGCCGACATATATAGCTTTGGACTCATCCTTTGGGAGGTTGCTAGGAGATGTGTATCAGGAG GTATAGTGGAAGAGTACCAGCTTCCCTATCATGACCTAGTGCCGAGTGACCCCTCTTACGAGGACATGAGAGAGATTGTATGCATCAAGAAGCTGCGTCCCTCATTCCCCAACCGCTGGAGTAGTGATGAG TGTCTaaggcagatggggaaactaatgACAGAATGCTGGGCTCACAATCCTGCATCGAGGCTCACAGCCCTGCGTGTTAAGAAAACACTTGCCAAAATGTCAGAGTCCCAGGACATTAAACTCTGA
- the BMPR1B gene encoding bone morphogenetic protein receptor type-1B isoform X2, which produces MVRAQPPLLVQRSCVVNATTTVQKTQSTISADFVDGSIHHKALLISVTVCSLLLVLIILFCYFRYKRQETRPRYSIGLEQDETYIPPGESLRDLIEQSQSSGSGSGLPLLVQRTIAKQIQMVKQIGKGRYGEVWMGKWRGEKVAVKVFFTTEEASWFRETEIYQTVLMRHENILGFIAADIKGTGSWTQLYLITDYHENGSLYDYLKSTTLDTKSMLRLAYSSVSGLCHLHTEIFSTQGKPAIAHRDLKSKNILVKKNGTCCIADLGLAVKFISDTNEVDIPPNTRVGTKRYMPPEVLDESLNRNHFQSYIMADIYSFGLILWEVARRCVSGGIVEEYQLPYHDLVPSDPSYEDMREIVCIKKLRPSFPNRWSSDECLRQMGKLMTECWAHNPASRLTALRVKKTLAKMSESQDIKL; this is translated from the exons attttgTTGACGGATCTATACACCACAAGGCCTTACTTATATCTGTGACTGTCTGTAGTTTGCTTTTGGTCCTTATCATTTTATTCTGTTACTTCAG GTATAAAAGACAAGAAACCCGACCTCGGTACAGCATTGGGTTAGAACAAGATGAAACTTACATTCCTCCTGGAGAATCCCTGAGAGACTTAATTGAGCAGTCTCAAAGCTCAGGAAGTGGATCAGGACTCCCTCTGCTG GTCCAAAGGACTATAGCTAAGCAGATTCAGATGGTGAAACAGATTGGAAAAGGTCGCTATGGGGAAGTTTGGATGGGAAAGTGGCGTGGCGAAAAGGTAGCTGTGAAAGTGTTCTTCACCACAGAGGAAGCCAGCTggttcagagagacagaaatatatCAGACAGTGTTGATGAGGCACGAAAACATTTTGG ggTTCATTGCTGCAGATATCAAAGGAACAGGGTCCTGGACCCAGTTGTACCTAATCACAGACTATCATGAAAATGGTTCCCTTTATGACTATCTGAAGTCCACCACCCTAGACACTAAATCGATGCTGAGGTTGGCCTACTCTTCTGTCAGTGGCTTATGTCACTTACACACCGAAATCTTTAGTACTCAAGGCAAACCAGCAATTGCCCATCGAGATCTGAAAAGTAAGAACATCCTGGTGAAGAAAAATGGAACTTGCTGCATTGCTGACCTGGGCCTGGCTGTTAAATTTATTAG TGATACGAATGAAGTTGACATACCACCCAACACTCGAGTTGGCACCAAACGCTATATGCCTCCGGAAGTGTTGGATGAGAGCTTGAATAGAAATCACTTTCAGTCTTACATCATGGCCGACATATATAGCTTTGGACTCATCCTTTGGGAGGTTGCTAGGAGATGTGTATCAGGAG GTATAGTGGAAGAGTACCAGCTTCCCTATCATGACCTAGTGCCGAGTGACCCCTCTTACGAGGACATGAGAGAGATTGTATGCATCAAGAAGCTGCGTCCCTCATTCCCCAACCGCTGGAGTAGTGATGAG TGTCTaaggcagatggggaaactaatgACAGAATGCTGGGCTCACAATCCTGCATCGAGGCTCACAGCCCTGCGTGTTAAGAAAACACTTGCCAAAATGTCAGAGTCCCAGGACATTAAACTCTGA